In Arsenicicoccus dermatophilus, a genomic segment contains:
- a CDS encoding VOC family protein: protein MTEQGVATFIVFEGQARAAMARYAEIFGDGWVQGPVTLREGDLQGATGPVVHATAVLRGHRLTIVDSGAAHGFSLNPAISLWVDCADQDELDRLWAGLEEGGRTYMPRGNYGFAPCFGWVGDRFGVTWQLCAGHPTL from the coding sequence ATGACCGAGCAGGGCGTGGCGACGTTCATCGTGTTCGAGGGGCAGGCCCGGGCGGCCATGGCCCGGTATGCCGAGATCTTCGGCGACGGCTGGGTGCAGGGTCCCGTCACGCTGCGGGAGGGGGACCTGCAGGGCGCCACGGGCCCGGTGGTCCACGCGACCGCCGTGCTGCGCGGGCACCGGCTCACGATCGTGGACTCCGGTGCGGCGCACGGCTTCTCGCTCAACCCGGCGATCTCCCTGTGGGTCGACTGCGCCGACCAGGACGAGCTGGACCGACTGTGGGCCGGGCTCGAGGAGGGCGGGCGGACCTACATGCCCCGAGGGAACTACGGCTTCGCGCCCTGCTTCGGGTGGGTCGGGGACCGCTTCGGGGTGACCTGGCAGCTCTGCGCCGGCCACCCCACGCTCTGA